A genome region from Streptomyces xanthophaeus includes the following:
- a CDS encoding GNAT family N-acetyltransferase produces MINSIPHVVPAGRMRALPQPEFELPGAMLLRPWAAHDVPALVESCLDPDIRHWNRPALLNPAEAEERIARWHARWQDEEAAIWAVAPAGGGPAVGLIGIGDLDLPGGSGEILYWLLPAGRGRGVMVAATERVTRWAFEDLGLHRIRITHSVANPASCAIATKAGFPLEGTMRDALLHADGWHDEHLHARLRTDAPV; encoded by the coding sequence ATGATCAACTCCATACCTCACGTGGTCCCCGCCGGCCGGATGCGCGCCCTGCCGCAGCCGGAGTTCGAACTGCCGGGCGCCATGCTGCTGCGCCCCTGGGCGGCCCACGACGTCCCCGCGCTCGTCGAGTCCTGCCTCGACCCGGACATCCGGCACTGGAACCGGCCCGCCCTCCTGAATCCGGCCGAGGCCGAGGAGCGGATCGCCCGCTGGCACGCCCGCTGGCAGGACGAGGAGGCCGCGATCTGGGCCGTCGCCCCGGCCGGCGGAGGCCCGGCCGTCGGGCTCATCGGCATCGGCGACCTCGACCTCCCGGGCGGCAGCGGCGAGATCCTCTACTGGCTGCTGCCCGCCGGGCGCGGCCGCGGGGTCATGGTGGCCGCCACGGAACGCGTCACCCGCTGGGCCTTCGAGGACCTCGGCCTGCACCGGATACGGATCACCCACTCCGTGGCGAACCCGGCCTCCTGCGCCATCGCGACGAAGGCCGGATTCCCCCTGGAAGGCACCATGCGCGACGCCCTCCTGCACGCGGACGGCTGGCACGACGAGCACTTGCACGCCCGCCTGCGCACCGACGCCCCGGTGTGA